AACAAATTCTAAAACTTCTTGGGAACGAAGGAGTTACAATCACCCAAGCAACATTGAGCAGAGACTTTGCTGATTTAGGCGTAATAAGAACTTTTACAAATTTGGGCGTTCAATATATTTTAAGCAGTACAGATTATGGCAAAGAAATTGCCAAACTTGTGGGATTAGAAATTTTAAATATTGCCCAGAATGAATCAATGATAGTTCTTAGAACCCTTGCTGGAAGGGCTCAAGGAGTTGCTCATTATATTGATCGTTTAAACAGAGAAGAAATTTTAGGAACAATTGGCGGCGATGATACGGTTTTAATCATTCCAAATAAAGTTGCCAACATTGAAAAAATTCTTGAAATCCTAAAGAATTTAATTACAGATAATTATAAAAAATGAGGTATTAATAAGATGCAAAACAACAAAATAGTTGTGGCTTATTCCGGAGGATTAGACACAAGTGTAATGGTAAAATGGTTAAGTAAAAAGTACAATGCTGAAATCATTACAGTTACCGGAAATTTAGGACAAAAATCTGAAATAGTTAATATTGAAGAAAAAGCATTAAGCACCGGAGCTTCAAAAGCATACGTAGTTAATTTGCAAAAAGAATTTATTGAAGAATATGCTTTTAAAGCTTTGAAAGGCGGAGCTCTTTATGAAGGAGAATATCCGCTTGCAACAGCTATCGGTCGCCCTTTATTAGCCAAACTTATGGTTGAAATTGCACAAAAAGAAAATGCAAATATGATTGCTCACGGCTGTACCGGCAAAGGAAATGATCAAGTGAGATTTGAAGTCGGAATGAAAACATTAGATCCAAGCATTCAAATTCTTGCTCCTTTAAGAACTTGGGAATTTAAAAGCAGAGAAGAAGAAATAATTTATGCTAAAGAAAATAATATTCCGATTTCTGCAAATCTTCAAAAATTATATTCAATTGATGAAAACATTTGGGGAATTGCAACCGAGTGCGGAATATTAGAAGATACTTCAGAAGCA
The nucleotide sequence above comes from Ignavibacteriota bacterium. Encoded proteins:
- a CDS encoding arginine repressor, which produces MSSKLVRQNKIKRILTERIISNQEQILKLLGNEGVTITQATLSRDFADLGVIRTFTNLGVQYILSSTDYGKEIAKLVGLEILNIAQNESMIVLRTLAGRAQGVAHYIDRLNREEILGTIGGDDTVLIIPNKVANIEKILEILKNLITDNYKK